In Simplicispira sp. 125, one DNA window encodes the following:
- a CDS encoding peptidase U32 family protein, with protein sequence MQTLTPSPSAPAPEGAAAPFELVCPAGSLPALKAAVDNGASCVYLGLRDATNARNFAGLNFDEAAIASGIAYAHTKGCKVFMALNTYPQAANPAPWRAAVDKAVDLGVDAVILADPGLMQYAALHHPQLRLHLSVQGSATSADAINFYREQFGIVRAVLPRVLSMEQVRRVIDRTPVEIEVFGFGSLCVMVEGRCALSSYVTGESPNTHGVCSPPKSVRWQETPKGLESRLNGVLIDRYASGENAGYPTLCKGRFDVAEDTNYYAIEEPTSLNTLELLPELMKIGVRAVKIEGRQRSPAYAAQVTKVWREAIDNCLADPLRYAPKTTWMASLDQVAEGQQHTLGAYHRPWK encoded by the coding sequence ATGCAAACTTTGACCCCCTCCCCCAGCGCACCCGCCCCTGAAGGGGCTGCCGCGCCCTTTGAACTGGTCTGCCCCGCAGGCAGCCTGCCTGCCCTCAAGGCCGCAGTGGACAACGGCGCCAGCTGCGTCTACCTGGGCCTGCGCGACGCCACCAATGCCCGCAACTTCGCCGGACTGAACTTTGACGAAGCCGCCATCGCCAGCGGCATTGCCTACGCCCACACCAAGGGCTGCAAGGTGTTCATGGCGCTCAACACCTACCCGCAGGCCGCCAACCCCGCGCCCTGGCGCGCGGCAGTGGACAAAGCCGTGGACCTGGGCGTGGACGCCGTCATCCTGGCCGACCCAGGGCTCATGCAGTACGCCGCGCTGCACCACCCCCAGCTGCGCCTGCACCTGTCGGTCCAGGGCTCGGCCACCAGTGCCGACGCCATCAACTTCTACCGCGAGCAGTTCGGCATCGTGCGCGCCGTGCTGCCGCGCGTGCTGTCGATGGAGCAGGTGCGGCGTGTGATCGACCGCACGCCGGTGGAGATCGAAGTTTTTGGTTTTGGCAGCCTGTGCGTGATGGTGGAGGGGCGCTGCGCCCTGTCGTCCTATGTGACGGGCGAGTCGCCCAACACGCACGGCGTGTGCTCGCCGCCCAAGTCGGTACGCTGGCAGGAAACGCCCAAGGGGCTGGAGTCGCGCCTGAACGGCGTGCTGATCGACCGCTACGCCTCCGGTGAAAACGCGGGCTACCCCACGCTGTGCAAAGGGCGCTTTGACGTGGCCGAAGACACCAACTACTACGCCATCGAAGAGCCGACCAGTCTGAACACGCTGGAGCTGTTGCCCGAACTGATGAAGATCGGCGTGCGCGCCGTGAAAATTGAAGGCCGCCAGCGCAGCCCCGCCTACGCCGCCCAGGTCACCAAAGTCTGGCGCGAAGCCATCGACAACTGTCTGGCCGACCCCTTGCGTTATGCCCCCAAGACCACCTGGATGGCCAGCCTGGACCAGGTTGCCGAGGGCCAGCAGCACACCCTGGGCGCCTACCACCGTCCCTGGAAGTAA